ggtgtttctaatattctgcccccCTCATGTTAGTAAACTGGGAGGACAAAAAATTAGAatcacctctcaatataatgtagtcAACACTGcctttaactatgacctcagtcatgaacatataattgaatttatACATTGTCACCAAAAACTCAACATTATTAACTTCAATgaaaaggtagaatttatggcagagctgttgtattgaattgcattagatTACAcagctgtacctaataaagtggccacagagtgtacagtatatgctgcAGCGTTGATCTTACTTGTAACCTGCTGCCTCTAGGCATTTCATCCTTTGGCACTTTAAATGCAGGAAGGTTAAGAGCCGTTTTTCCTTTTCCATCTTCTGGGCTTTGCACCATAGGATCATTTCTTCTAGATGGGTTGCCATGTCAGTGAAAGTAGTAGCCTCTCTCACTTGTTTCCTGaacttgtgtttcttgtcaGCCTTGTGCGTTTCCTGTGGGAAGGATTTGCCCTTGGGTACCAAAATGATGTAATCATTATATAGGACGATTAGGTGGCAACACTTAGCAGTTAAatattctgtaaataataaaagaatgaataaatatttcatctaGTTTGCTCACATACCTCTGTAAAGTTCCTGAAAACCTCGAGGAAAGGCTTCATGTCAGTGTCAAGAACTATACctgcaaaaaaagacaaattataaTAACAGTAGTGGAAGTAGTCCCGTGGGGTCGCTTTACAGTTACAGTTCTATTCCAAACCGTAAGATTAAAGAATATTTCACACAAGTAGGAAATTTGTTACTTTATCTACTCATATTCCTGTCAATTAAAACGTGTGTGTTATGTCAATAAGTTATGTAAAATAAGCACAGACATATGCAAGCATTTTGCATGTTACACTACTTTTTCTTTGTGTACTGTATTGACCAAAGAGCACTGGAAGTGACAAAACAGGCAGAGGTTGAGTTGGTgtccccagaaaaaaaaacctattgGATTATACTATATTCATCTACATTATGTTAACAAAAATTGAGTGAATTAATCAGACAAAAAGGCACATGTCCTTTAGGGCAGTGTCATATTACTGCCCTGCATTAAATGCTTCGTACAGAATACAGAACAATGAAAAAACTCCACACCTCTTTCAACAGCAACACCCAGGTCTTCTTTAACCTTCCTCGCCTGCCCCTGGTTCTTGACTTTAACAGAagatttcttcctcctctgttcctGCTGCTCCTTCTCTGTGTGGTCTTTGGCATGGGGATCATGTGCTGGCTGTTTGGTCAGTAAAAATGCATCAGAGGGACCCAGGAACTGAGCCATATCTGCTGGCAGGGAGAAGTCTGTGAGGAAGGGCATGGGCTGGGCATTTGCTACTTCTCTGAGGAGCTCCAGGAGCTGCTGATATAGAGTCGACAGACTGACCAGGATACCACGGAAAATCACCCTGATGGAGCACAAAGGCAGGTAGATTTAGACTGTGGAAGTTGTTCATAAATCACACTATTTCAAATACGGATTTTTATAAATCTTACTGCAATTTGGAGCCGTCAACATGCGGCCTAAGTTTTAATTCTGCCTTTTTAGATGCGACAATGAGGAAGAGCACTCACCAGAGACGACTGAGCATGCTGGTTATCACCACATTCAAGATAACAAACTCCTCCCATTTCATCTGCTGCTTTGAGAGTCTGAAGCAAAAATCTCTTAAGGGCAAACCCAGAAGGTGACATCAAGAATTCCAAGTCTGTCAAGCTTAATTCACACAAAGACATCCACAGCTGCAGCAAAACAACATCAGATCTTCAGAGAACAGTGCCACCTCTGGAAAGGATACGTGAAAGCTCTGCTGCAGCGATTCAATGTGCAGCTCATCAGCTGGGCAGCTCCCAGCACTTTGAGACAGAGCCACTCCAGCATGGGTTCACTGGGAACATCACACTCACCAGCCTTGATGCTCAGttctctaaacacacacacacacacacacacacacatctcattaCAGTGAGCAAAGAGATAATTAGAGCTTCCCACATTCAACTAAATGCATCACTGCTGTAATGTGTGCATTTAAAGAATTTGAAGCTACTAACTACCATGGTTTAACTGATAAGCCATAGAGCCAACAGAGTAAGGAGTAAATAGTGATGACTATCTGATGGCTTTAGCTCAATAATCTCCATTACCTCTTCTCAGTGTCTACGACCTCTTGCCAGTGGTCTTATGCAACAGATTTCCCTATAAGATTCTTATGGGCACTGTCAGATATGTAAATTagtctgtttttctcctctttacATACGAAACTTGaacacacttataaatattatatttcatttctgccaatagctcctcctgaATGTTACACACcggatttaaaaaataaataaataaaagcacattattttttatttaggctctggtacctttttaaaaactctttaaatttgcatttgttttgtttgtccccAATTgagtaataatttattttttattatatatttatatatagttattttTTAGCTTCTGAATCTTACTGCACCACACAAAACCCACAAATTAGAAATGTCCTGACCCGATATGGAAGAGGGGTGCCTGAGCTCATCAAGAAATTACTGATCAGCATCGGCTATGTGAAGCACGATCAAGCTTCAGggctttgtttgtattttacctTATTCCATTTCATTTATGCCAGCTttcacatacagtgtgtgtcatAAACGGCAAAGCCTGTGTTTGATGCTGGCCTGTATGTTCCTAAACAAATTGGCAAACCCAGCACATCACACTGAACCAATAACCCTTCTCTACCTACCTTTGAATTCTATTGGGACACAGATCTGTCAGCTCCTGAAGAGCAACATCAAGCTTCATGCTCTTCAGCCTGTGTATGCATTGTTCAACCTGTGAGAGATAAGCCAAAATATGTAACATGGCGCATACACATCAGTTAGTGAGTTAGTTATTTAGCTTTGTTAGTTCTACTGCTCTGACTTTTCTGTTCAACACACAGTAAATCCTAAATGACATCACTCAATAACCATACATGATGTACCCACAGTCCTCACCTGCTTCAAGCCTTTGAACGTCTTGATGCCTCTGGAGCTGTTATTTAGGATGTACAGCAGCTCGTAGAGAACTCGTATCTCCGTTTGAAGAATCTCACTCCGAATTAGCTTAAGCACCTTCTCGTTTTCCACCAACAGGGCTTTGACGTTTGCATCTGCATAACAGCAACAACACTTAAACATCACAATTTATCCAACAATAATGATACACCATCAGCACTGCTGAGGGTGGATCCGTGCCCTCCCACGTGGGTTGCAAGTGGCACATCTACAGTGTCTTTAGCGCAAAGTTTTACCCTAGACACACGTAACAAAGTcgaaatatttagatttttagcaTCCGACCAATGTATCGTACCTGTAGTTGACCCGAAATGTATACGGACACTAGAAACGGCACCGGGAAAGGGAATATTTACTCTATTCCACGGTTCTCCAGCCATGCTTTCCtgcccaaaaaaaaacaaaaaatgcggAAGTCAGACAGCCAATTGCGTTCGAGTAAATATAAACGTCAGAGTTCGCGTTAAAGGCACAGCGAACCTTATCTCACAATAGTGATTTAAACGGACTTGGGGATTAACCCTCACCCCGTGGTCAACCCTGGATTCCTCCCAAACTAGCTCAAGTTCACGCTGAGTTCGGTTGCCATGGTAACTAATGCACCAGCAGGCAGACATTTAGTAATTCCTGCATGATCTCAGCTTGTACAAAATACTGCAGTCACATGAAAGTGACAAGTACAACAGAGCACAGAGTGACAGGTTACGCAAATGCTGGAAAGCCTTTACTTAGCATGGCATCTATTATAATGGACATATGAGAAATGTGCAGTACTGTACAATCACTGTCCCAGTCTGGTAAGAAAACATGGCCTCTGTAGCAGGTAAGATAGTTTGTAGTCTGCGTCTGTGTTCTCAACTGAATATATTGAGGCATGTTTGGGAATAAGATTTTTAGACTGaatgatatataaataaaatgtacactgtgattcttcattataatagttattttttcttaaaaataaaggaaaaagtCTTCATAATACATGACTTTCCAATTCCAGGCTGTTTACTGTGTTACAAAGTCAACCGTTTATTGAAgcttatattaaatatattcacACTAATTTCCTAATTCAATATTCAGTCCTTAGCTTAGTTTTTTAACCATTTACCATACAGCTCAAAGGTCTTCATCTCACTGCTGCTGAATCATGTCCATCATGCCTTATCATTTATGTCAGATTTTGTGCACAGGTGAAGCACAGGTTTCTGGCTGAGGTGACCAGCAAAAAAGGCTTAATGTCAAAGGTGCTAATGATGTATTTTCTTAGACATTAAAAATGTGTGGTTGGTAGCACTGAATAATTTCTCCATTTAGTTGTCAAGAATTTctgataaaaaagacaaaacaacttGACTGCattgtgtaaaaatatatatttatttaactagtagaatataacaaaacaaagaaaacaaaaaaaaaaacatgataacaTAAATTAATCTACGGTCCCTGCTTACTCATCCAGGTGATGACTTGTAAGTTCACTTCATCCAACAAAGAATCCTCTGACCTTCCCTTCACTGTCAGTCCATGGCTGCCTCCTTTTAGCCAGAAAACCTCAACTTGAGCTTTCATTTCTTTTACCATCCCATCAAAAAGATCCTGACcaaagacagaaagcaaaaagCTAAATCACTGATGTGGCACATGTAaggtaattaaaacaaaacaataaaattatacACTGCACTGGCGGGGACAATGAAATAATTACAATATAGCACATGTAGCATGGCAGGATATTGTCCAGTTTATATAAAATAGTAGAGGACTGGACTTTACAATAACAACAATGCAGTAATTCTGCAAGTTTCAACAACCTACTGAAAACAGGAAAGgaaaatacaatatatgtaagatgtgaaaatataataatataaatcatCAGAGCATACTGTGTATTATAACTAAATACATGAGAACAATGAGTAAAAAGATATGTAACttaacaaacatacacatatgtaaatacaaaatgaaaatccTACAACTGTATTTATGAAATTGCAGTCAGGCTAGAATAAAGATCCCCCGACCATGCTCACCCTGTCACACATGTTGTCCTCAGTGCCTGACACAAACAGTACAGGCATGCGTTCAGGTAGCCCCCTGAGGTCTTCACTCCGTTGCCGATGGGCTCGTGTCTGTCCTGGGGGGTGCAGGGGGAAAGACAGGCAGATGACACCATGCACTGCATCCTCTGATTCGTCACTCAGCTGCCTGGCTAAAGCTGCAGCAGCACGACATCCCATGGACCTGCCTGTGGACAGGTCAGAGATTTTGAGACAAGATATCATACTCAGTAGTGTTTTTTTAGTAAAGCGCAATACTGACAATTTTGCCAAGACCTGACAATGTTTATGCTCAGATTTACCAACACTGAAAAATATACTGATACTTTTAATTATATTGCTATGCAATGTGCATCTACTTTTCAAAAGTTTACCCATTATGagtctttatattttctttttattttagtagAAAGTCAACAGGTACAAAGCATCTTACACTATACACTTTTGTCTTTGAAACCAACCAAACaagcaaatcatttttaatgatatttctatttttgtacTGTTCATTTAAGTTGGCTAGTTGCTTTTACACAGGTAGGTATGCAgttactgaaatgaaaaatcgTCCAGAGAAACCAATCACACCACAGTATTTAAAAACTCAACATGTCAGTAAACACATGGCAAATGTTTACTTATGTATCTATTTCATGTGATGTACAGTAAACCTATTATTGCTGCTTACCTCCAACGAATATGTGCTGTATGGTAAACTTCTGGAGGGATTTCAAGTAGTCCTGGGAGAAAAACACAAGTGTGTACTGCATCTCATTGATTCTGAAtctgttacagcagcagagaaataCTATATGGATGAAATAGTGACCGCTATTTCCTGAACGAATGAAAATGCTTACCCACACAGCATGGTAAGCCTTCACTCTATAAgccaagtttaaacatttgcATGTGAAACGGAAACAAAGGAAGCCAGCTGAAGCCAAGGCCTGTGCCAGAGAAACCAGCTGTTTCAAGTTCATGTCTCCACCAGCCCCATGTGTGAGAATCACGGCTGTATGAACATCTTTCACTGAGGCAGGGAAACACAAGGCAGCATCCAGACACTTTGTCCCAAATGGCACCTTCACTGTGTCCTGAAAGTCAGTGAGCAGTCAAAGTTCACATCATGCAAGGTACACACACCCGTGAGTAAAAATGAATCTTTTCATAGTGAGTCTTTCAAACGATTTTTCTGACTGAATAAAAGGCAGACACCCTCCACAGCCTGACCTCTACCGCACCGCCAGCAGTTCTGGGACTGGGCTTCGTTCACGACAGCACTTTCTCCACCGTTAACTCGTTCATGATATGAGCAACATTTTCTAATAACGCTACGCCGTTTCCCAACGAAGTTCATTGTTGCGAGAAGCAATTAAAGTATAGCAACTATAACGTAGCAtacgtattattattattattattatactgagctagctagctgtgTGTCTTTTAGAGCACTATTTGTGGTCGCACTATATTTTACGGTACACTAATAAGCTGTAATAAGCCGTCTGGTCTCTAATTAGGGTATGACTGTTTTcgtttactgtctaataaagaacatattatttCAGGTTTcggtctaatttgatacaaagtacggcTTATTACGTCtcattattgtaaaataaagtgcgacCCTATTTGTTTGTGATGTCACGTTATTGAGTTCTGCCGCAAACTGCACTCTCTCGGGTTAGACCGCTCTCTATAGTTAATTTTAACTTCGTAAGATACCTCgtttaaagttttaatttgcAGTTACTCATGTTAGACCGTTTACCTCGTCAAACTTGCCCATTACAAGATGTATCTTTTCTGAAATCCCAAGAGTGGACCCTGACTGCAAGTGACTGCCACCTGCTGTGTAGGAGTGGTCAGTACAGCTTTACTGAACGACTCTACCTCAGTGCTCCCTCACTTGTCAGCGATATAAACAGAGGCTTGGCTGGGCACACATGGTTTTCTTTTCAGGGGTCAGCTACAGAACAGCAGCCTTTTTGTTTGCAGGTCAGATGCTACAGAGTGAGAGATCCACCCTGTTCAACAGCACTTTAAAATACTAATTTAGGTTTTGCATATGTGTATAcgctttgtgtatgtgtataataCAAGAGTAGAAAAGAAAATCACTTTCAAcatacaaaaagacaaatatttattttaaaaatgagatAATGTGAGATTCATATCATAGTCATACAATTACTTTACACTCTGAAAAATGATTTGGCAGTATATCAGATATGAAGGATTGCTCTATAACTGGATGACAGGTCAATCAAAGTTCATCCTTtgcctgaaaaaacaaacaaaaagattcACGTTAGGATCAGAAGGAGTGGAAAATGTGCcagctttcaaaacaaagtattAGCTGGCTTTGTTTTAGCATGTGGGAAGAAATGTGTGCCATCaggaactgaaaaaatataatttataaaatcCAATAAGAGCAGCATACGTACATATGTACAGCAGTTTACAACTTTCATGCATTCAAACTTGAATATTCACTTTGTAATCTAAAaagttaaatacatttcatttttcattcaagtACTGTTTGCTTTAATCATATTTACTCACTcccctgtttttgttttgttgcacctgttagggGGCGAATTTACATTATCATTGGTGACATCACATAATTCCCAGCATAGCTCCACCCACCTTCTACCTGactagaggtctaatcagccagagtaattgaaaacacctgcgTGGGTGTGCAGGGATTTTAATATATTAGTGACATTTTTATATTCAACTTGCATTCATTTAGTAAGGAGCAGTGGCACTTTACATACACCAGAGGGAGCCACACTCCATAGAGTGGTATGGTCTGTCTTTAAGCTGAGCGGTGCCAAGTTAGAAGCTATTCTGCTTTGTTCTGCTACAGGTTTGCCTTTCTGACGTAACATGATGTTTTCATTCAAGCCTTTGCCCACACTCCTCTCAATCATGTACAAGTTAGCAGGCAAATCAGTCAAAGAGCAGATAACTGAAAAAATCTCACTATATAGAGGTCCACTGCGCCACTTTACAAACTAATATAGGCCTTTTTTcatagacattttgacatgtcacagtaggataaatgtaaataataaaattaatgatggctgaattccatttagctgcttcagttttcagtttcagggtcctggtattgtgcatgctggctcgcTGTCacagcttactgggacacttgaacagaacagagccatcgtaaTTACAGGTGCAGTTCTGTCAATATCTGCCAGATACTGCTGCATTTTTCCAGATTCATCATAGCTTCTATTTTGCCTTTGAGTTCTACCTCTTCATTAGGCAAACATAAGTTGTACTACATCCGTGTTAAACAGGTTTTAATGGACATCCTTTACCCACTTGGAGACCGTGGTATAAAATGATGTACTGTATAGTGTTAGGCAAGGCAACAATTCATCGGAGTTGTCTTAACTGTATCTTTGCGAACAATGCAAGCTTGTGATTTACAACAGCTTTTGACGTCAGTGGGTCGAGACTCTACTGGTGTTATCCTGTAAACTGAGGTGAGGTGAAACAATGCAAAGTCACTCTGATGCAAGGGAAACTTAACGGTGTCCCTTACCCTCGTCCTGTGACAGGAACACGGGAACAGGTCATCACTGGGCTGCTCTACGAGCTCCATGCCTTCATGAATCTGTGGCTCTGTGACCTGGAGTTTGGCATACTCCTACAAGAACAACATTGAACTTACAGAGAGAATTATGACAAGCAGGGGAAATACATCCTGACAGCAAATATGCAATTAGAACACATTTCTGCATGATGTGAAACATAAATAAGGCCATACAGTGCCAATGGGATATACTTTGACCCCAGTGTGACGGTATGATGAGGGAGTGGGGTAATATTTTCTCATATTACTGTTGATACTTATTGTTTTAGTAGTGAGTTTTTCAATATATCAATTTATATAACTCTGCAAGTGTAGAAATGTTACCTGGAAAAGTTTGTAGTAGTAACAAAATATGCTGTCTCCGTTAAGATAATTGCGAGCAAACTGCTGACCTGCCAGTGCAATTTTCTTTGCCTGAAACACAACAAGAATCatagcaactttttttttttttttttagatcacagcaacacagacaagaGAACATTTACTCCATTCTGacaaaatgttacaaagtgATTTATGTTAATTCTTAAAGAGGCCAATAAATCAGCCTAAAGAATCCAGTGAATAGTATTTTACACCACACGTCATAGCATTTACTGCCACACATAATGCGGAATGTCCATACGCAATATCATCATCACCTCTTCATCGTGGTCACGAGCCCACTGGATCTTTTCCAGCAGGTCTCCGAGGTCCGCCCTGATTGGGATGTAGTGCTCCCATGGTCGAAGCTCATTGTAAAAATGCTCGTAGTAGCCGGAATCCTGCTTTAAGACCACACTGTCTCCTGCCAATAGGTAAGGCAGTCGATACGCTGCCACAGTGCCGTCGATGTTTATTTGGTACTTGTACTGGTGGTGGACATGGAATAGAAATGACAATTAACTGACTTTCTTCATAAACAACTTCTGAAAAACTGCTTAGTATTGCCAGTTACAATAACGTGAACAGTTAAAGCCTATGTTACATTTAATGGCAGAAAGAGTAAGTCTTGGCATACTAAGGCTGATCAAGTTACGGCTAATATGTTGTAAATTGtcaatttacacatccagcagagacagagctACATAGGCATCCCATCGGAGATGTCTTTTTGGCAACCTAGATACCTAGATGAGCACAGGTTTGGTCTGTTATCTCCAGAGAAAACTTTCCTCACCAGACACTAGTGTACTTCGGCCCTCTGCTCTTTTGTGCAAAGCAAATTGGGTACGCTCAGCTTGTCCGAGCTTGTTTGCTAAAAAATGCCTTACTATGGTTGTAAAACAATTATCTAAAAGCTGCAAACCGCCGCAGAGTTAAGTGTTAATTCTTACTGGGTCTGGCAGTACTAGCATCTCCTTACCATTACATGGTATtatttgtttcaaatgttttaaagaaatttgTATCTaggacattttatttattcattcaatcAGAAAGCAGCCATGCTGGAGCACTCTCACCTTGAAAAagtcaaagaaagaaacatgtttGACCAGCGGCCCGTAGAGGCTCTCATCAtgtttgaagaagaagaagttggTAAAGGCAGCATCTATCATGCTGGGGTGAGCCCTGGAAAGCTTGACCAGCTCCAGACGTTCCTGACGACTGTCCCGGCCCCTCCAAAAGGCTGTGGCATTCTTCTCTGGCCATGGTGGCCCTGTGTTGGCCTGCACTGACATCATGTCCAGACTTACTCTGTTCATTGGATGGACAATATGTTGTCCAAGTTATTAATCTTGAGTTAGTTACAGactcacacatatatatacagtatatacagtagataatgACATGCAGAATCATAAGGCAGTCATTAAGACAGTAATTAATAATGTCATCTTATCATTTTACCCACATAAAGGATTGGCTTCATACTGTCAGCTTTCCTCCCTCAGTGCCTATAAATGATTTGTACCCTGGTGCATATACTGCTTTACCAGTTCACTGTTGCAGAGATCAGCAGCTACAGATGACGCTTGATCCTGCAGCACAAAAAGTCAACGTATACGTGATATGGAGAGCTGTTTTTCTGGCTCAGTCtagatgtaaaataaaatattttctagcacatttatttatttatttatttgtcgtcacacacacacctatctTGCATAAATTCATGAAGCAACACTGAGGAAATAACGAGCATCCTGGAACAGGTTTATTTCTGTTCCATTATTCAGTGTGCGCTGTGACAGCATCATGGTGTGGTCTTTATCTACTATACTTATCCCCACTGTCATCTGCTTAGGGAAGAGGAGCATATTGTAAATCATCTTTATGACGATGATCCTGCTACTACAGGACTGCAATGTGTCCAAGCTGACTATGGCTCCCGTCCTCTACTAAGAAGCAAGCTACAAACTTCTCAGAGCCACCAGGCCCACAGGCAGTGAGTAGCTGATACTCAAAAGATACTTATACAGATAGTTATACATTAGTAGCACACATTGTAGACTTGATATTGCCAACTCTGCTGACTCCTTTGCAAACTCAGTAATATTTAGTGTGCACAACAGTTCCCAAATCTTTTAGCTTAAtccaaaacatgtttgtgttatGGATGCACAGCCTTGCCTTCCCATGGTCTCAAGGACAGACTCAGTCAGGTCATAGGTGGGCATGACAATATCTCTGGTATTGTTAGAGCCACACCAGGAAAAGATAGGATGAATCTTCTCAGTGGGTTTCCTCTTCTCCAGCGGCCAGTCACCCAGGTTAACAAAAAACTCCATATCAGGGAGCCGCACCTGGACATACAACACAACACCATAGAGAGAGAAACGGAGTATGCTTTTCTTTAACAATAGGAAGGAAATGCGCTGtccattaaaaataatattattaagaaaataatatcACATAATAGAAGAATTCATGAAAATGTTGTGCATTCTTGAAGACTTTGAATCCCTGTAAAGCATCACAACCTCCCAATGAAAGGATAAATGCAATATGGAAGTGAAAAAAGCTATCTAAACTTCTGTCACGTCCTTTTTCTAGTTTTCTAAAAGCaagtgacaaataaaacatattaatgGCGTATTAAAGATTCAAACTGTTCAAATGTTTCAGCATTACACAGATAGTTTAAGAAGTACTTACCTTTCGGGTGAGTGACAGGAGGATGGCATCCATAAAGATTCTGAAACCTACATGCTCTCCAAAAGTTTGAACGTAGACctaaagagaagagaaagctgtatcaacacaaaaacatcacagaagTGTGCAGGAGTTCAGGAACAAACTTTTATGCTTAACTGCAAACTCCacctgatgaagaccatgtggtatggttgaaagctctggaaagctaataagtggaccTGAATTGGGATTGTCTTGTCTTTCGCGTTTTGTACTTTCATGCGTATTACGGGAGTTATTCCACAGTTACGTATAGGGAAAAAGACAGttgcagaaatgtgtgttttttggattttgcaCAGAACCAATTTTGTACACAGACACTCAAAACAGAAAGTACAAATTACAATGGGACTGGAAATCACTGACAACTGATAACTTACTGGTTCTAGCACTGTGCCAATAGCGCTTTAGACGTATCACTATTACAGGTACCTGGACTGATGTCCACAGTGGTATTTTGAGACTGTAGCCTTGAACACCTGGTTGATAGACTATTCTTACAGGTGTGTCACAGAGCTCCAGGCTCTCCTGGCCAACTTTACATTATTACATGGCCCTAATAACTATTCAGCCTAAGGAATTCTACCCTTTATTACTATGCTACCCTTTGGTCATGCTGGTATTTGAAAGAGAAACTGGGGGATTTTTGTAAAATCAGACACAATTACAGACAATAGTCAGTAATTGTGGAGACAGCCTACTGTAGTTTGACTTCTTCACTGTTGTAGCTACAGTTAGACCAATATATCAGTTTGCTTACATCAGGCTGATACTGTCTGtttgctaaaaataaaacatacaccCCTCACTTGGTGTTTAGCACCAGGCGAGTACTCCCTAAACCAGTGTTTTTTCATGACACCCCCCACCCTAACTGTAATGTGTCACAGGTGTGAGGTACCTTGTTGTCTTTAATAGTGTAGTGGCAGAGGCTTTGTCTCTGTCCAAAGCGCTGTGGGATCTCCCGCGAGTTGCGATCTGGGTCAACACTGGCGTAGAGGGCCAGGTCCCTGTCTATCTGGGGGAAGGACTGAGGACAGTGCATGTGGGCCTCCCATACAGAACCACTGGGCTGGGGACAGTCACAGCCCTCATGGTAGACTGGGCCTGtagaggaaaaacacagacacatcatTAAGAAGATCCTTCTCTTTCACCAGCCATAAACATGTGCCATCAGTTACTGGAGccagaaaaacacagatctCATccttaaacacattttccagCTTGGATTGTGTTCTACCTTTGAGAACGAACGGTGACTTGGCAACATTCTTGTTCTTGAGCAGAACGTGGATGTGAAGGTCCGCGTAAGTGGCGTACATTCTGTAGCGCACCAGGAAGGAGCCATCCTGACGATCCAGGACCTGGATCCAAATCCTGGTGAACTGCTCCACTGGAGACACAATCTTCACTTCAAAGGTCTTCTCACCAGGTGATGTTGTTAAACTGTGAGGGAGACAATATGGAGAATGACTAAGAACGCTATTTCATTTTAGTGTACAAAATAAGccatatataaaacatatttaggTGGCT
This Siniperca chuatsi isolate FFG_IHB_CAS linkage group LG12, ASM2008510v1, whole genome shotgun sequence DNA region includes the following protein-coding sequences:
- the nepro gene encoding nucleolus and neural progenitor protein, which encodes MAGEPWNRVNIPFPGAVSSVRIHFGSTTDANVKALLVENEKVLKLIRSEILQTEIRVLYELLYILNNSSRGIKTFKGLKQVEQCIHRLKSMKLDVALQELTDLCPNRIQRELSIKAGECDVPSEPMLEWLCLKVLGAAQLMSCTLNRCSRAFTLSKQQMKWEEFVILNVVITSMLSRLWVIFRGILVSLSTLYQQLLELLREVANAQPMPFLTDFSLPADMAQFLGPSDAFLLTKQPAHDPHAKDHTEKEQQEQRRKKSSVKVKNQGQARKVKEDLGVAVERGIVLDTDMKPFLEVFRNFTEGKSFPQETHKADKKHKFRKQVREATTFTDMATHLEEMILWCKAQKMEKEKRLLTFLHLKCQRMKCLEAAGYNFQRKLRTFRQEACWASSPQGSVPGTCRSSAATRRHDRRRTRFQSLRSQFKSSAIRTGVKKKHLKRQRKRTELSVSGLSVNDRRNRTTYQATSQTTDCNIHDDIDDIFASVGL
- the tex30 gene encoding testis-expressed protein 30 isoform X3, producing the protein MNLKQLVSLAQALASAGFLCFRFTCKCLNLAYRVKAYHAVWDYLKSLQKFTIQHIFVGGRSMGCRAAAALARQLSDESEDAVHGVICLSFPLHPPGQTRAHRQRSEDLRGLPERMPVLFVSGTEDNMCDRDLFDGMVKEMKAQVEVFWLKGGSHGLTVKGRSEDSLLDEVNLQVITWMSKQGP
- the tex30 gene encoding testis-expressed protein 30 isoform X2, with the protein product MGKFDEDTVKVPFGTKCLDAALCFPASVKDVHTAVILTHGAGGDMNLKQLVSLAQALASAGFLCFRFTCKCLNLAYRVKAYHAVWDYLKSLQKFTIQHIFVGGQTRAHRQRSEDLRGLPERMPVLFVSGTEDNMCDRDLFDGMVKEMKAQVEVFWLKGGSHGLTVKGRSEDSLLDEVNLQVITWMSKQGP
- the tex30 gene encoding testis-expressed protein 30 isoform X1, which encodes MGKFDEDTVKVPFGTKCLDAALCFPASVKDVHTAVILTHGAGGDMNLKQLVSLAQALASAGFLCFRFTCKCLNLAYRVKAYHAVWDYLKSLQKFTIQHIFVGGRSMGCRAAAALARQLSDESEDAVHGVICLSFPLHPPGQTRAHRQRSEDLRGLPERMPVLFVSGTEDNMCDRDLFDGMVKEMKAQVEVFWLKGGSHGLTVKGRSEDSLLDEVNLQVITWMSKQGP
- the poglut2 gene encoding protein O-glucosyltransferase 2; this encodes MSLRLFSWLLLLFCPDLFRHELPGVQADSVPSAAKTLVWGPGLEANIVLPARFFYIQAVDSSGRNLTTSPGEKTFEVKIVSPVEQFTRIWIQVLDRQDGSFLVRYRMYATYADLHIHVLLKNKNVAKSPFVLKGPVYHEGCDCPQPSGSVWEAHMHCPQSFPQIDRDLALYASVDPDRNSREIPQRFGQRQSLCHYTIKDNKVYVQTFGEHVGFRIFMDAILLSLTRKVRLPDMEFFVNLGDWPLEKRKPTEKIHPIFSWCGSNNTRDIVMPTYDLTESVLETMGRVSLDMMSVQANTGPPWPEKNATAFWRGRDSRQERLELVKLSRAHPSMIDAAFTNFFFFKHDESLYGPLVKHVSFFDFFKYKYQINIDGTVAAYRLPYLLAGDSVVLKQDSGYYEHFYNELRPWEHYIPIRADLGDLLEKIQWARDHDEEAKKIALAGQQFARNYLNGDSIFCYYYKLFQEYAKLQVTEPQIHEGMELVEQPSDDLFPCSCHRTRAKDEL